ACGTgaaactttaatgtttttttcagaAGGAAGAAAATGAAGCTAATTTGCGAATACAGCAGTCTTTTGATAAAGCGGCTCAAGAGAATAAGGAGAAAGCCGCTGAAGACGAGGGAGGGTTGTGTTAAGCTCCAACTCAAGTATGAAATTGCACGCTGGCTCTCCGTTTATTCGTCAATCGacaatcattatttttcgtattATTTTAGGGCACAAGGCTAAAATGCAGTGCAGTGCACATCGCAAAATGCTGAGTCGCGGTTTTTTTGCTCTATTTACATCTTTATGCTACAGCAATAAAACGTCatattagtaaatttattacttagttaatttttcatttcactTTATTACGAATACTTCAAGATTGGGCATACATCTAGCCGTTTCTccttcaattaattatttttcgtgttattgaaattattgcataaatttgtttattaactCATATCTTTCCTTACTGCGCAAAGCTATAGTATCCGCAGATAATGCCCGTGAGTGAATTTAAAAATCTCCCTATGGCAATTACCGACCAcaagttttttgtaattaatctATTACAAGAATAGTAATATAGTACGGGgccttattatttaaataacaaatagagAAGTTTGACAGTCAGAAATAtgtaagattattttaatatgaagacaaatagctttaatattaataggttGCAAAAAACAACTTTCATCGAAGTATAGGGTCAAACTGATTTTGTAAGCAGTAAGAAATTTTGTTCCAACTTTTAAGGTTAAATTTTCATtcaatctgttttattttttataattgaaaatcTGGTGTGTACTGGAAAGGGAATCGCTAACGAGTCTTCGTGAGATCTGTTCACATTATAGGTAAGAAAATATGGCAACCGTTTTTCATGGTGTTACATCCCTTCCGTCATGGACGTGCCACCACGTACAAATCGTTTAACGGTTTAATAAATTaggctgagtttcttgccggctcttctcagtggaatctgccttccgaaccggtggtagagtcactacaaacagactgacttgacgtttcaaaagtgcttattaattaggcctacttgaaataaatgaattaagaataatttttttgaatttaatttagctGCCATAACCCCTAACAGTTTACACATCACATCTGTCACATATTCACTTGCCGTCAGGTGGCATTGCAGTcaagtcaaaaaaaaactttgaagacataaatattaattacttacatGTTAATCATTGATCGAAATCGTATTTAAGGACTTATTCTgcgttatatgtatatattgatGTTAATTTTGTAGTTATATATGTAGTCTTAAAAACACCAAATTAGCTATtttaggtttattattataatataaaatattagtataatttAGTCTACTGttctagttatataaaattaatattctaaaAGTTGCGCtaaatttgtattaataaattaaccaGCAGTTATATAATTTGTCAAAATTCttgtatttgttattattgCCAAGTGTAAATTTAGGCAGTTTAGTAGTTACTTAGGCAGGATTTAGTGAAACGGAATAGGTAAACCAAATCCGTATTAGTTATCAGCACATTTcagcttaattttgttaaaaaggaATTATATAAATGTCATGGAAGAATATTTCTCATATATGATACGTCATGAAttattttgtatcttttttCTCTGTTAATACTACTAAACTActaaaacagaaaacaaaagaTCTCCACATGATAGATCATTATAGTTCCTAATAGTtaaaacatttgtttatttgttatattatgtatagattttattttattctgttatttTACATTCAATATTCTTGGAAACATTAAACacgcaaaaatattaataattcatttaattatgtacgtacttaaaattacattacgttagttaattaaaaataaagcatcGTTTTTTTCAGATCACATTTTTGACATTTATGTAATTTAGCTTGTTCTTCATGATGATCGTAATTCAGCGATATTTgagcatttaatatttataaatcactTCGCGGTACTACCCGGTCAAGCTAAGTTTGCACCGCGGATTACGTCACACTGACGCTTAGGTACGGTATGTAAAAAAGAAGATCATTTTGATCCCTTAAAAGAATTGTTGttgtaattgaaatattaacTAAACGAATCATTGTTAAAAAGTGTTTGCCAATTAATTTTGACTAATAGTATGTCAATCATATATCAGCGAGGTGCAAATTTAGCGCGACCgaattatatattacgtatattatttacattattaatgctaataatgttaataatatacgtaatatataactCGGTCGGTATATTATTACGTATATTAcgtaatattatacatatattactatatattttgtagaaaatagataggaattgatttaaatattaaccaTGACCGGTATATCTGCCTGGCCATTTGTAGAGGTGCCACTTGGGCAGTATTTGCTATGGTTTAGTTTAAGGGTgttatatcattttttttttattccttgcaTATCTTTAACCTTTAGTCCCGTATTTATAAGTGTTACATATATTTAAgacaatataatatgtattagatTAGGTTTAAAGTGATATATCAGACGCTGtaattgattataaaataatttattgttgaacgtatagatagatatacggTTGAAATCTGATATATAGCACTTGTAGTAAAATGAGCAcctttaaattgttattttctaagtaattgTTATTAGAAATTTGTTGATTGGTTCCCTTTGTTCCCAGGGATAGGCGGAAAAATGGGACAAAGATTTGCGTCGCAGAGTTAGACGCTTGTTTTGGCTAATCGggctattaaataaatgctgcaagataaaacaaaaaaataaaatatatgtatgccTAAGTTTAGAATATAACGCGACTGATTTCGATTCCTGAGGCCTGTGTCAAGTTAGAAAGTTTTTCTTTATGTTAcagacataaataaaaactagttAATTTGAGTCTGGCTTACTGATAATGTTTGTATTGCGACGAGAATGAGTAAAGCCATGGCATATCTCAAAATAAAGCGAAAAGCAATAATTATATTCTAGATTATTGGAGTGTGCTCTttcttatttcttaaaatacttaataaatgtattttgattaatatgcaatttaaattacttCGTGTTATGTAAAAGATTTTCACATATATATACCGACTACGTTCATATGTACTATTTAAGTTGTCAACTTAGTACGCATTGCAGAAcactacttatttattattagctttAGAGGAAAAAGTTCGTTAACTAGGATCGGTTTTGACTATCGATACTCTAACCAGAGAGTGAAATGGAATTTATAGAAATTGTTTTTAAGCTCAAATTCGACAACACTTGTAAGCAAAAGCTAGAATGAGTGCAATTAGGTCCGTTCTCCTTTGACATTAGTGTTTCGGTACTCTAACACGTCTGTGATTGCGAGCGTGCATAAATCATATACTAATCGTACTGGGCCCAGATTCTCTTTACACTCATATCTTAACACACATATTGTAATCATATGAAACATTTGTTTTCTACGTGAAACCAAATTCCAACATTTTTTATAGTAGAATGATGCTgtcaatattatgtattatattgcATCATCACTGCAACCGCGTTATATAACCCGGTTGCAGtgattcaaatttaatatttgagaTATCATAAAAAAGTCCAGTAATGCAAGGTTTTACCTTGTGCGTGATATGCGTTTTCATGCACAATAAATCAGATTCGAATGTCAGAGAATTAGGGCCCTGTAACCACGAAGCACGGATTTTTATCTTATAGATCCGTACCACGAGGTTTCTCTTTAAATCTGTTGATGTTTATGACGTAGGTACTAGTTATCAGATTAACGAACGAATGTCATCCgctttctaaaaatatataaattattaaaaaatatattgtatatccTACATTGCTTATGTATGTTTAGTGCAACTTTTCCTGTGTTTAAATTATAGCATTTAATGTTTTAGCTCTTATGAGACAACTCAATGTCAATTTAGCTGAATATCAGATGCTTAGCCTTTATCTtcgaaataaaatacttaaataatatatatgttttttttctatttatctcCATTACTTAACGGATACttcttacaattttaaaatattgtaaataatattgacGTAGTGTATCTTTGGATAGTTATCCTAAAGAGCTTCGTTCAGGGTACCTGTAAATTCAGGCCGTTATTCCTACTAAGATTCAGCGCGCTTCGCGGTGTACTTCCTGAGATCCCATGGCTGCTTGGGAGAAGCCTATAACTCGTTAATTATCGCATTTACACTTTTTctaactcatataacctaatttgtttatggttcttgccacaaggtgtggtattttgtgtttgtattatcatttttataattttcctaGTATCCATAAGGTCcattaaggttattaaaaaaaacgaatttattctttttaatatgaCATGTGACAGTTTgcgagtcccctaaactttatGATCCGCCAAATCAGTTTATTCACTTCGTAAGTTATCACATTAGAGTTCGTGAAACgctttttttctctaggaatgaCTTAAATAACTAGGCATTAGGGCGATTCCTAGGtctagtgaaaacgggcatacgGTATTCACCTCTGCCAAGTTCTTagacatttaaagttttataggTTTGTTTTCAATGTgggttcaaatattttatagtagttacttaataataaaaaaatgaacatTATGCTtcgcaataaaaaaacacattacgCTAAAAATACGTTTATTTCCGCCTCAtccaaaataacatttaattattaaggTACAGGAATACTATAATTGGGTATAGACGTATAATACAAGATGTTGGCTACATGACTAATAGATATATAATTAGTCTCACAAATAAATGTACGGGTATGCACAATCTTACTTGCCCGTAGCTCGTAGGTGGCTCTTCGAAACAATAGCGCGTGTACCTACCATGGTAGAGCAGTCTCTTGGTTATGATGAGCTAAAATTGGTAAGCAACCATATTAAACTCATCACCCGTGAAATCCTTATCAGTTTTACTTTATCAAGTTGTGCCTTGTGAAAATGTACAAGTTAGTTACTATCAAAAATACTCAATTCGCTATAGGTGTGCCTACTAAATTTGAATTTCACCAGGATTCCTAGATTTAGTCAAAGTGTCCATTGGGCCCACCTAAAACATTTTCCAAATCTGTTAATAAATGTTCtgatataacaaacataaaaaaaactaaattgagaACCTACTCCTTTTTTCGAAGTCGGTAAAAAACTATATGCGCGGTCACTAGTGACTTACGATGTCCAGGCCTATTAAGATCGTGCGTATCTACTGAAAAAGTGCttagattttcataatatgaaagTTTTTTTCACACTATGGTTGCGTGATTAACATATTGCATATATCTATTTAACTAATTTTACCActcttcatatattttttaaaacaattaattgcatacacatattacataagacttacatacaataataatacctatagtGAATAGAGATCTGTATATTTCAATTGCTGTTAACACATAGCATTGGTAAACAGTAATGTTAATTCTGTATGTAAATTGTACAGAAATCCTGAACTAAATATCAAGCCCAAAAGCAGTGACAATATTCGAGGAAATTTTAGTTAGATACAGTTGCACGGACATGTTTATCTTTAGAAACACCATTCGGTAGCCAATCAGTTGTcatagttaacaaattaaaataagctCAAAAAGAGGTAAAAGGTAATTGCTTTATGCCTCTTAATTTACAAATACAATCTACTTAGTGAGGAAAGCAACAAATATTTTGCAGGGCACGCTGCACGTGGTTTCGGGTGCAAATCTTATTCCTAAGTTAACAATCgaaactgtaataaataataatagctaataaattaaattattatcaaacatCTTGTTTCAAAGGCGTCAATGTTACTTCAGAAACAAttggtaaatggaaaaaaacgaTACCCATTGAGAAATTGCTTTAGCGTTAATTTTGACTATATCTGCGGTTTAAAACGTTAACAACAAAACGTCAGGCgccttttaaaaatgtatttaataacgGCGCGGGTTATGCATACATATAAACGTTTATAAACGTTTAAACCCATTACTCTCCCGTAGTTGGGTAATAATAAAGAGACATTACATttttatggttttaaactacACTGTGCTGATTTGTTTGATTAATTGAAGGTCTGTTATATTAATCTCagaatgtatatataatttgacgATCCGTTTGGTGATGCCTTTTTAATAGTTGGTTGGTGAAATTAGCCCCTAACTTCATAGTATTTAATAATccttcattacaataaaatataacaaatgacaatgataaatacaaaacaagagtatattttactaatataattaaattaccatTATGCCATTTTAACGCCAATGCAAATCACTAATATTTGGTTGTgcctataaataatttttataaaagcaCATGATTGATAGCCATGTTTGAAAATATCatgttgtttgttgtttgtgttttatcaaaaataacagTATAAAAACCAAGTTatactttgaaaataatttatgaggCAGGTTTATTTACTagtagtgttattttttttaaattatttatcaaattatgTAACTTAAACTCTATTGTAActttatgtataaattattagtctattattatttaaaagttgtcTTTTTTGATGTCTACTGAATCccttctgcagggctagcacaggtaggtgacaaaaattatatcccctgacaagggatataattaaaatttccacctgctaaagcacgggaacaggaaTAGGAGAAATCTATCCCTTAAGAGGAAATTTATTCCatagaatagaagaagtttatccccatatattatttagatagtATTTCCAGTTAGTagcaccagtgctctgagagttgataaagctgtgggagaagacaaatttttattgttttcctggggagataattgtctcctgttaTGCTAGCTGTGCAGGGGTAATAATGTTAGTACTTTCTGGTTTTCAGGTAATAAATCCAGAAATCTTACATctaagatataatatttttccactATATAAgtttatcttataataatacaactactatatttattcaaaaacttaacttagtttttaatatatctaaCTGAGAATCTACAACTTTTCCAATCAAAAAGAATAATATATGAAGATCCATTAAAACCAGTGACAGGGATAAACAGCCCTAGAGACCAGAATCTTGAAATTCTATCAGTTATCAATGATCAATGAGAGAAAACACCATCAGATTGTCCTGGGCCCTGACTCCAACCTACAACCTAGCAACCATAGCAACCGTTCAGTTGTAACCACCTCTGGCTCGGCAAATGTCCCTTCGAAAAAGAAGTGACATCATTAATTGTCAATAAAGCTTATCTGCCTTTCCCTTGCAACAAGGCCTTAGCACACTGTATTAAGTTACACTTACTGGAGTCAAATATAAAATGAGAGttcacacaaaaaaatgtttatgtccCTAGATGTATGTGACATAACTATGTCtattttacttgtttttctATATACATAGTGAATGACGAGTGGTACTCGCGGTGCCTACGCGTCATACACTTCACACCATGCTATGTTGCATAATATAAAGCTAacattataatgtattaatttgAGTAGAATCTCAATTGACTCTAAATGGTGTGCCTTAAAAAAGCAATTTTGAATGTAATTCAATAGAAGATCAGGGCTCTGGTAGAATCAAACAACCGGATAGCACTGTGAGCATGTTGATGAaccactttttaaatatttgaattcaatgtgtaaatgaagtcagataaattataataagcaaTGATTTGTCTATACCTGGTCTGGATGGACCATAGTTATTTTCagttattaaattttcaattaattttacaacTACCATAGACAAGACAACAATTGGTAAAACAAAAAGCTTACCAACATAAGTTATTCTTACCAAcctagtttataaatataaagaagattatcattgaatatttttttgattgaaCATAGTGAATGTATGGTGTAACTGATCAGCCATCAATTACACAGTTAAAATGAACCTTACTCATAAgagtttaaattctaaaatatgGTGTAATCATCTGGGGGACAGATGAGGTAGATTCCGCTGGATGTTCTTTGTCTttattattctttgtttttCGGAACTGGAAACCATTTTTACGAAGAATTTTTCTTAATGTTTCGCGTGAACCTTTAAAGTTGATGTCATCTCTCAAGATTTGCAATAGTTTGTTGATAGTAGGCACTTCTTTTTTGAAAGCATAAAACTCGTGAATTTTTCTTCGTATAACTTGCAAATCAAATTCACTTACTTCAATCTTCCCTTTAGTTCGGACACGTTTCTTGGGTGCCCTTTTCAAAGTATCTGGATCTAACAACCCTTGTTCTACAAGCCTGGCTTCTTTAACTATGTTGAGCACTGTTCTTTCTGATACTCCTataacaaataaacatgcaGATTTAAAtaggtttgattttttttttctttaaataaaagaaatcctACCCTATTTGAGAATCAAGAAATTTCTTAGTGTTTTTAACAAGCTGAAGAACTTGAAACTCAATTGAACTTCATCAAATTtgtctaaatattaaatataaaattaattagttgATTGCACTAGCTAGAGCTACTAAAGCAATAATGTTCTATTTTACTGATATAattactgagtccaaaaccaACACCATTATTATTCTCACAAGCAACAAGCCCACAATTTTGTATGCTactattttggtttttttaaatctaccaGCTATACTGTATTTTGCCAGGATAAAAGGATCCTATTGCCATCTCCATTTGCAAAATTTTACCAAGATAATTTGACCTGCTAAGCCATGTATAAGTAGTTAATGCTATTTATTCAATCCTACAGGTATCTTTTAACATTAGCGTTTCGGCAAATATTATCCTACGTCCACCTGCAAAATTCAAGCTACATGAGAGCCAAATTTCATCATGATCTGTTCAAccgttgagccgaacatagttTACAAAAAtccaacaaacagacaaactttcgcatttataatattagtatggatgtatggatgtcaCAGgtggtttattaatttaattaattattaagtgtagtaagttaattaataatatgaaacCTTTAGAAAGCGAGTAAGTCGCACTTGGTTTTGGCCGGTTTATTGTTAGTCTCGAGACCAATCAACATGTGGTTTGCAGGGCTCTTTTTGTACTAAATTCagtataatgatatttttactaAGATAATCTGGATGATATTATATTGATTAAAGATTCATATCATTCTCGTATAAAAttacagtaggtaggtaggtagtaccAAATTGTAACACAAACCTGTGGCGGCAGACACCCTTACGTATACTTTACTGAGCGGTATTATTGGTACTTGCATTCGTTTCTCCTCGTCCATGAATTCTTTTACCTTTAAAATTATATCGCGCACttcatttgttatatttttcggcattttgtttacaaagtagtttaatattttctaaatggCCGACTTTTATTTGGTACACAGACTATAGATTTGGTCACAGACTCACAGATTAATAATTAGGATTTGGTTTTGCTCCAACATagacaataaaataactatcaaTGAGTAGATAAGCACCTTTTAAATGGcttttaatactattaaatatgaaataattataggCGATTGCTTTTTGATGTATAGTGTGTTTCATTGagattaaagatatatatatatatatatttatgatatatatatatatatcataaacacTACATACATCTAaaacactatatatatatatatatatatatatatttccttttttaattatgcgtttttttattttcaaaaatgaatTGGGACAAAAAAATACCTAGTTTGTTGTGTCAAATtgttaaaccatttttttacaatattttgctAAAGAATTTTGGGCTGTTGGCTTCAAAACTTGACTTGCACGCAATCAAACAAAGCATCGAGGTGTGCTTCCCAATCAAAGTGCGTGTATAACATAAACTGGTGTTATTGAAAAGAGTCACCAGCCAAAACCAGTTAAAAcgtagtgtttatattattaatagcaaAATTGTCTTAGGAACTAGCGTAGCTGATAACCATCATATGAGTCGCCACAATGCCAAAGGAACGGGGCGAGTGCGAAAGCAGAAGCTAGCTTTCTTTCTGGAAAAGAGCATAGGCATTGATTCCCAGTGATAGAAGATCAAGCTCATGGGAAATCAGGAATTTCACGCAGACGCTCTCGACGTCGATTAGGtacgaatataatatttttttatttttactgcgCCTTTATAAATCAGgtgtaggtaatattataaatttaaatataaatttataatataaatataaattgtgacCTGATAACGTATAAATCATGGAGCTGATTTTGAAATTCTGTTGGAGGTAGGCGTAGGCAATCGCGGAATCAGAACTTAATAGCTAGTGAAACCTAATAATGTACAAACAACagtaggttaggtacctactgttgTTTGTTACAGAGGAATGACTTATTAATAAATGGTCTTACTAAGACCATTTATTAATAAGTCATTCCaatgatattaattttgctAATACGAAAACACTTTTTGGCGTTCTTGAAGTTTTCTGGTCTTTTTGAGCCATTTGGATGAACTTTTGTGATGTGTTCATGTCGGActagattatttataaaagatgCCAACTCATtttagcaaatatttttttattaaaaaaatacctacttataatattttcataacatcCTATGCCTTCTAGACACTACAACAATATTTAAACACCCAAAGTGCTAAAATTGGTAAGGCCATTTAGGTGTAGCTACAAACCcacatagatatattataaaccCGAAAAAACATCGTTCTACTTTTAAAAGCTTCTGCTTTCGCACTCGCCCCGTTCCTTTGGCATTGTGGCGACTCATATGATGGTTATCAGCTACGCTAGTTCCTAAGACAATTttgctattaataatataaacactacgTTTTAACTGGTTTTGGCTGGTGACTCTTTTCAATAACACCAGTTTATGTTATACACGCACTTTGATTGGGAAGCACACCTCGATGCTTTGTTTGATTGCGTGCAAGTCAAGTTTTGAAGCCAACAGCCCAAAATTCTTTagcaaaatattgtaaaaaaatggtttaacaATTTGACACAACAAACTAGGTATTTTTTTGTCCCAattcatttttgaaaataaaaaaacgcataattaaaaaaggaaatatatatatatatatatatatatatagtgtttTTGATGTATGTAgtgtttatgatatatatatatatatatatcataaacacTATTTTGGGCTGTTGGCTTCAAAACTTGACTTGCACGCAATCAAACAAAGCATCGAGGTGTGCTTCCCAATCAAAGTGCGTGTATAACATAAACTGGTGTTATTGAAAAGATAGGAATGATATAGGAATAAATATCATAGGAATGACTTATTAATAAATGGTCTTAGTAAGACCATTTATTAATAAGTCATTCCTCTGTAACAAAcaacagtaggtacctaacctactGTTGTTTGTACATTATTAGGTTTCACTAGCTATTAAGTTCTGATTCCGCGATTGCCTACGCCTACCTCCAACAGAATTTCAAAATCAGCTCCATGATTTATACGTTATCAGgtcacaatttatatttatattataaatttatatttaaatttataatattacctacacCTGATTTATAAAGGCgcagtaaaaaaatactattaaaaactttaaaaataaaaaaatattatattcgtaCCTAATCGTCGTCGAGAGCGTCTGCGTGAAATTCCTGATTTCCCATGAGCTTGATCTTCTATCACTGGGAATCAATGCCTATGCTCTTTTCCAGAAAGAAAGCTAACCGCAAATTTCGAATTTCCTTAAGATCAGCTCAATAGTTTATACGGTGGATGGCTATAAAAACACAGAAAGGCAAACATTGGCCTTTAATggtttatagttatatatataaactggatgtgccctgcggcttcgctcgctTAAATTACGGCATAAATCAGATACAAAACGTGAAGTATTTTCAATCGAATTGaaagtgccaaatatacaaacctatggtattaagtacagatagtaattcaatatatttaatatatcaaattatttaaCCAAACAACTGTTGTGTGGGATATAATAGGTCTGttatatctgttcttgctcttggagcttaaATCATCCACTACTTGAAACCTTACAGTATAAAGTAGTGCTTAGGTACATTCTCTTTGGTTCAAGagattactaaaaaaaaaaataacaactctTTAGTCACCTCTTTTATGCAGGCACCTCCTATAAAACACTGACCTATAGAAGCCTATAACTCTAATGCAGGACCTATAAAGTAGGAGGTTGGTAGAAGACCTCAGATTAATGATAAGAGGAGGCGGAGAAATGACAGTCACCATAAGTATGTCATTACCTGAGTTATCTGTTCTGTCTGTCCTTGGCATACATACCTAAAagctaaagaagaagaagtgtcCTATATGTGTCATTACATCTAATGAGTCATGACATCAGACGTAATCATTGATGACAAAAACAAggattgatttaatatgttgctCTGAAAAAAAGCAGCAGGAGCTGagtaaaataagatatttaaaagatataaatCTTAATCATCCTCTACTATCCTCATTGCCTTTCTTAATTGTGCTTTACATACCTAGTGTTTCTCTTCTCAACTTCGTAAGAATGTCGAGCTAAAATTCTTGAGAGTTGGCCTCTCAAGAATTTTACCATCACCTTTGATTGGCAGTGTACGAAAAAGATATCCTTGAATTGAGTTTGCAGCGTACAAATTTGTTTGTGAGTTTCAAAAGGTCCACCTTTTGAAACTCACAAACAAATTTGTACGATTTGTTATGATTTGTTTCTTCTGTCGTATTCAGACAATCGAGCCAGAAGTTTCTATGGCAGTTCACATGCTGTTAAGATGAACAGATCAAAACAATATCGTTTATATCGAAAAAGTATTCACCCTTTAAGCAAGTtcaggtaaatatttattaatgaagaaatgggatgaaagtagatattatgattaatttttttttgcttattacataaattatttcaaCTAATAGTCAATACCGAAGATTCATTGTAGCACGGTTAGAGATAAGATCTACAGATTTCACCAATCGTTGCCGaaaccaaatttaataaaagcaaaTTTTGCTGAATTGTTCCCAGTACGCCGCTTATAATGTTAAAGCTGCAGCCCTTAATCAAGTTTAACGCATAAACTTAGTTAAGCCTGCTTGATCGCGTTTAGTTTCAACGGTGAAATCGGCCCTCATAGTGCggcaatattatgttaaaattaagATCGGGGATTTACAAGAAATCCATCGCAGCAGTCCCATCTCTTAAGAACTGCAGGCCACATAAGAGTAATCGGTCGCTTTGACCCGTTTTCATTGGGATGTGGCATCACGTAAAGCTCGTAAAAGTAGAATTCCCCAGTCAGTAactaggaaataaaaataattaggtacacCCAGAAACTCGTGCAAGATTAACGCGAGTGTATACATGCATGTGGATCTCCCAAATCGCCTGCGATGTAAGTAATCAACTGTGGTAATCAATAAAGAAGAGTCCATACACCTGAAACCC
The sequence above is a segment of the Pararge aegeria chromosome Z, ilParAegt1.1, whole genome shotgun sequence genome. Coding sequences within it:
- the LOC120636244 gene encoding uncharacterized protein LOC120636244 gives rise to the protein MPKNITNEVRDIILKVKEFMDEEKRMQVPIIPLSKVYVRVSAATGVSERTVLNIVKEARLVEQGLLDPDTLKRAPKKRVRTKGKIEVSEFDLQVIRRKIHEFYAFKKEVPTINKLLQILRDDINFKGSRETLRKILRKNGFQFRKTKNNKDKEHPAESTSSVPQMITPYFRI